One genomic window of Candidatus Nitrospira inopinata includes the following:
- a CDS encoding murein hydrolase activator EnvC family protein translates to MRVKRLLAAALCCAAVGAGWESAFAGDSITEKIEQERKALERLKGKIQEKRKQADEAEKKRESLLQSIQSLDERLIRHRQDHQDIMKKLRKKDREIEDITERIGVMRAGMRERREAILARVRAQYMEGRFGYVKALLASDSYVDFQRRRQYLSTVTHKDYELMGEFKADMTRMEQAERQRAEARAGLVTFKERIEKKLADIQSLQKQKKVYLVKITQEKEAYDRVVEELERSASRVDGLLRQLEARRQALARRPPTSVPALPSIGKGTLPWPVEGQVISFFGRQKHPTFDTYVHRKGIEIRTKDGSAIQAVMPGTVVYADWLKGYGLVIILDHGNGFFSLYAHASKVLVKVGEQVAGGHPIGETGDTGVIGENTLYFELRQGTEPVDPLQWLARR, encoded by the coding sequence ATGAGGGTGAAGCGGCTGTTGGCGGCCGCCCTCTGCTGCGCGGCGGTGGGAGCCGGATGGGAATCCGCGTTCGCCGGCGATTCCATCACCGAGAAAATCGAGCAAGAGCGAAAAGCGCTGGAGCGGCTGAAAGGCAAGATCCAAGAAAAGCGAAAGCAGGCGGACGAAGCGGAAAAGAAACGGGAGTCGCTGCTTCAAAGCATCCAGTCCCTGGATGAGCGGTTGATCCGTCATCGTCAGGATCACCAGGACATCATGAAGAAACTGCGGAAGAAAGATCGGGAAATCGAGGACATTACGGAACGAATCGGTGTAATGCGCGCCGGCATGCGGGAGCGGCGCGAAGCCATTCTTGCGCGTGTGCGAGCCCAGTATATGGAGGGGCGGTTCGGATACGTGAAGGCGCTGCTGGCGTCGGACTCTTATGTGGATTTTCAACGTCGTCGCCAATATTTGTCGACGGTGACTCATAAAGACTATGAGTTGATGGGCGAATTCAAAGCCGACATGACGCGGATGGAGCAGGCGGAACGGCAGCGGGCGGAGGCTCGCGCCGGCTTGGTGACGTTCAAGGAACGCATCGAGAAAAAGCTGGCGGACATTCAATCGCTCCAGAAGCAAAAGAAGGTGTATCTGGTTAAAATTACGCAAGAAAAAGAGGCTTACGATCGCGTAGTGGAAGAGCTTGAACGATCCGCGTCCCGAGTGGACGGATTGTTGCGTCAATTGGAAGCCCGTCGCCAGGCTCTTGCCAGGCGTCCGCCGACATCCGTTCCTGCGCTCCCCTCCATAGGCAAGGGGACGTTGCCATGGCCGGTCGAAGGGCAGGTGATCTCCTTTTTCGGCCGACAAAAACACCCGACGTTCGACACGTACGTGCATCGCAAGGGAATTGAGATCAGGACGAAAGACGGCAGCGCGATCCAGGCCGTCATGCCGGGGACGGTGGTCTATGCGGACTGGTTGAAAGGCTACGGACTCGTTATAATTCTAGACCATGGCAACGGATTTTTTTCTTTGTACGCCCATGCATCGAAGGTCTTGGTGAAAGTCGGAGAGCAGGTTGCCGGGGGGCATCCCATTGGGGAAACGGGAGACACGGGTGTCATCGGGGAAAACACTTTGTACTTTGAACTGCGTCAGGGAACCGAGCCGGTGGACCCGCTTCAGTGGCTGGCGAGGCGTTGA
- a CDS encoding cell division protein FtsX, which yields MRWLWYLVREAYANLRTNRMTTVVAILTTAFTLACVGIFLLSYVNLRNAANWLQEDIKIIVYLDDAVSREEVQALRDRLRMDRLVAALRYISKEEALGEFRAQFPTDFHLLEGLGENPLPASFVVTPAPDFRSPEAVARWADRVGGMAGVAKIDYNREWIDAVAEVIRYLELTAIGVGAILSAAAVTIIGNTIRLALFARREEVEILRLVGATSAFIRIPYLLEGAVLGGGGSALALGMLKAGFEVFRHHIGSVGRFHGFEELVSFFPLSLSAAFVAVGMGLGVVGSMISLLRVGERRR from the coding sequence ATGAGGTGGCTTTGGTATCTGGTGCGCGAGGCCTACGCGAATTTGCGGACGAACCGCATGACCACGGTCGTGGCGATCTTGACCACGGCGTTCACGCTGGCCTGCGTGGGAATTTTTTTGCTGTCCTACGTCAACCTCCGCAATGCCGCGAACTGGCTGCAAGAGGACATCAAAATCATCGTCTACTTGGACGACGCGGTGTCGCGGGAGGAGGTCCAAGCGCTGCGGGATCGGCTCCGGATGGATCGGCTGGTCGCCGCTCTTCGCTACATCTCCAAAGAAGAGGCCTTGGGCGAATTTCGAGCGCAGTTCCCGACCGATTTCCACCTCCTGGAAGGGCTCGGGGAAAATCCGCTGCCCGCGTCGTTTGTGGTCACTCCGGCGCCGGATTTTCGCTCGCCGGAGGCGGTCGCGCGCTGGGCCGATCGCGTCGGCGGCATGGCCGGAGTCGCAAAGATCGATTATAATCGAGAATGGATCGACGCAGTGGCCGAAGTCATTCGTTACCTCGAACTGACGGCGATCGGCGTCGGCGCGATTCTGTCCGCCGCCGCGGTGACCATCATCGGCAATACGATCAGACTCGCGCTCTTCGCCCGGCGGGAGGAAGTCGAAATTCTTCGGCTGGTGGGGGCCACCAGCGCGTTCATCCGGATCCCCTACCTGCTGGAAGGCGCGGTGCTGGGGGGGGGAGGCAGCGCGTTGGCGTTGGGGATGCTCAAAGCGGGATTCGAGGTGTTCAGGCATCACATCGGGTCGGTCGGCCGATTTCACGGCTTTGAAGAGCTGGTGTCGTTTTTCCCCCTTTCCCTTTCCGCGGCGTTCGTCGCGGTGGGGATGGGGTTGGGAGTCGTCGGCAGCATGATCTCACTGCTGCGGGTTGGAGAACGGCGGCGATGA
- the ftsE gene encoding cell division ATP-binding protein FtsE, giving the protein MIQLIHVSKSYDRRAALSDVTLDIAKGEFVLLMGASGAGKSTLLRLLIGEERPDQGQIFVHGRNVGRLKQAEVPYLRRKIGTVFQDFRLLPNKTVFDNVSLPLIVQRASMADIRRKVLEALRAVGVEHKKDQLPNSLSAGERQRVCIARAIVNGPVVLLADEPTGNLDPERTAEIIELFKLINARGTTVVVATHDPHVMTLANRRVLTLAQGTVVQGPG; this is encoded by the coding sequence ATTATTCAACTAATCCATGTCTCCAAAAGTTACGACCGCCGGGCGGCGCTGTCCGACGTGACGCTGGACATCGCCAAGGGAGAATTCGTTTTGCTCATGGGAGCGAGCGGGGCCGGAAAATCGACGCTGCTGCGCCTGTTGATCGGGGAAGAACGGCCGGATCAGGGACAGATCTTCGTGCACGGGAGAAACGTCGGCCGGTTGAAGCAAGCCGAGGTGCCGTATCTCCGGCGAAAAATAGGGACCGTTTTTCAGGATTTTCGCCTTCTGCCCAATAAGACCGTGTTTGACAACGTCTCGCTTCCCTTGATTGTCCAGCGGGCTTCAATGGCGGACATCCGCCGTAAAGTGCTCGAAGCGCTCAGGGCGGTCGGCGTCGAGCATAAAAAGGATCAGCTTCCCAACAGCTTATCGGCCGGAGAACGACAGCGCGTTTGCATCGCGCGGGCGATCGTCAATGGACCGGTGGTGCTGCTGGCGGATGAGCCGACGGGCAATCTCGATCCCGAACGGACCGCCGAAATCATCGAGTTGTTCAAATTGATCAACGCCAGAGGGACCACTGTGGTGGTGGCGACCCATGACCCTCACGTCATGACGCTGGCCAATCGACGCGTGTTGACGTTGGCGCAAGGAACCGTCGTGCAGGGGCCGGGCTAG
- a CDS encoding YraN family protein, whose protein sequence is MKPFDAKDPRHRFGRASELMAEQFLRAKGYRILERNLRTSLGELDLVAEDGGVLVFVEVKARATEAFGGALLAVGRRKQEKLVRLASQYTAQRRLSDRRCRFDVIAVQGDPDRGGRIVHLENAFDASEKETY, encoded by the coding sequence ATGAAGCCATTTGACGCGAAGGATCCTCGTCACCGGTTCGGTCGCGCAAGCGAGCTGATGGCGGAGCAATTTCTTCGAGCCAAAGGCTATCGCATTTTAGAACGGAACTTGAGAACCTCGCTGGGCGAGTTGGACCTTGTCGCCGAAGACGGCGGCGTGCTGGTCTTTGTTGAAGTAAAGGCGCGCGCCACGGAGGCGTTCGGCGGGGCGTTGCTGGCCGTGGGGCGGCGCAAACAGGAGAAGTTGGTGCGGTTGGCTTCACAGTACACGGCGCAGCGCCGTCTGTCCGATCGGCGGTGCCGATTCGACGTGATCGCGGTGCAAGGGGACCCCGATCGAGGGGGGCGGATCGTGCATCTGGAAAACGCGTTCGACGCTTCGGAAAAAGAGACGTATTGA
- a CDS encoding ribonuclease HII, with product MGPADEFEQEARRRGYRRVAGLDEAGRGPLAGPVVAAAVIWPAHVGSIGIDDSKRLSEEARERLYRLILDRAVGVGVGSADAAEIDALNILEATRLAMGRALARLSPPPDYVLTDAVTLPALSIPLRPIIKGDALSLSIAAASIVAKVTRDRLMVEYHDLYPQYNFPSHKGYGTSEHLRLLAQFGPSPIHRLTFGPVREAAACARAAGSS from the coding sequence GTGGGGCCTGCCGACGAGTTCGAGCAAGAAGCCAGGCGGCGGGGGTACCGCCGTGTCGCCGGCTTGGATGAAGCGGGGCGAGGCCCCTTGGCCGGTCCGGTGGTCGCGGCGGCGGTGATTTGGCCCGCCCACGTCGGCTCAATCGGCATCGACGACTCAAAACGGTTGTCGGAGGAAGCGCGAGAACGGTTGTATCGCCTTATTTTAGATCGAGCCGTCGGCGTGGGCGTCGGATCGGCGGATGCCGCGGAAATCGATGCGCTCAATATCCTGGAAGCGACACGCCTGGCGATGGGTCGGGCTCTCGCCCGCTTGTCACCCCCTCCGGATTACGTGCTCACGGACGCGGTTACTCTCCCCGCTCTCTCGATTCCGCTTCGCCCGATCATTAAAGGCGACGCCCTGTCCCTTTCGATTGCCGCCGCGTCAATCGTCGCCAAAGTGACGCGCGATCGTCTGATGGTGGAATACCACGACCTCTATCCACAGTATAATTTTCCGTCGCACAAAGGGTATGGGACTTCCGAGCATCTGCGGCTCTTGGCGCAGTTCGGCCCCAGTCCCATTCATCGTCTGACTTTCGGACCGGTACGGGAGGCGGCCGCTTGCGCTCGCGCGGCCGGTTCGTCATGA
- the trmD gene encoding tRNA (guanosine(37)-N1)-methyltransferase TrmD, whose product MLRFDVLTLFPDMISDVLGHSILKRARDKGLLDVRVHNLRTYTDDRHKTVDDVPYGGGAGMVIKAEPIFRAVDALLQEAYETGERLRLLFPTPHGRPFSHEYARQLACEGRRMVILCGHYEGIDERVRIALSPEEVSVGDYVLTGGELPALILIDATSRLVPGVLGAPESMMEESFADSLLEYPHYTRPARVRGLDVPDVLLSGHHEAIRLWRRKQALRSTYLKRPDLLRNRVLTGEDRQLLDEMIREGALAAPSYGGEEGGIRS is encoded by the coding sequence ATGCTTCGGTTTGACGTCTTGACGCTGTTCCCGGACATGATCTCCGACGTTTTGGGGCACAGCATACTCAAACGAGCCCGTGACAAGGGGTTGCTCGATGTCAGGGTTCACAATCTGCGAACGTATACCGACGACCGCCACAAGACCGTCGATGACGTACCCTATGGCGGAGGGGCCGGGATGGTCATCAAGGCCGAGCCGATTTTTCGCGCCGTCGACGCGCTTCTTCAAGAGGCGTATGAGACGGGGGAGCGCCTGCGGTTGTTGTTTCCGACTCCTCACGGCCGGCCTTTTTCGCACGAGTACGCCCGGCAGCTCGCGTGCGAAGGGCGTCGCATGGTCATCCTCTGCGGCCATTACGAGGGGATTGATGAGCGGGTGAGAATCGCCTTGTCTCCTGAAGAAGTCTCGGTCGGGGACTATGTGTTGACGGGGGGCGAACTGCCCGCGCTCATTCTGATCGATGCAACGTCGCGGTTGGTTCCAGGCGTATTGGGCGCTCCCGAGTCCATGATGGAAGAGTCGTTTGCGGATTCGTTGCTGGAATATCCGCACTACACCAGGCCGGCTCGAGTGCGGGGGTTGGACGTGCCGGATGTGCTGCTGTCCGGGCACCATGAAGCGATCCGTTTGTGGCGGAGGAAACAAGCGTTGCGCAGCACGTATCTCAAACGACCGGATCTGTTGAGGAATCGGGTCTTGACGGGAGAAGATCGACAATTGTTGGATGAAATGATCCGTGAAGGCGCCCTCGCGGCGCCTTCGTACGGTGGGGAGGAGGGAGGGATACGTTCATGA
- the rimM gene encoding ribosome maturation factor RimM (Essential for efficient processing of 16S rRNA), translated as MVLDRDFVTIGRIQRPFGVKGEVKVRLLSDVPDRMETLSKVSLVAKDGKTMDTSVTGVRRAGSEFIVGFAGLTTPEAARLWCGGLIQVTRGVVPAPPVDHYYECDLVGLTVQNDRGQRIGVLEEIWESPAHHVFVIRDGEEETLVPAVREWVTQVDIENRLMTVHMMDSTDERDASV; from the coding sequence ATGGTTCTCGATCGGGATTTTGTGACGATCGGACGGATTCAGCGGCCTTTTGGTGTGAAGGGAGAGGTCAAGGTTCGCCTCCTGAGCGACGTTCCGGACCGGATGGAGACGCTCTCGAAGGTGAGCCTGGTCGCCAAAGACGGGAAGACCATGGACACCAGCGTCACCGGGGTAAGACGAGCCGGATCTGAATTCATCGTGGGGTTTGCGGGCCTCACGACGCCCGAAGCCGCCAGGCTCTGGTGCGGTGGACTCATTCAGGTGACTCGCGGGGTGGTGCCGGCGCCTCCGGTAGACCACTATTACGAATGTGATTTGGTGGGGCTTACGGTTCAAAACGACCGGGGACAGCGGATCGGAGTTCTGGAAGAGATTTGGGAGTCGCCCGCTCATCATGTGTTCGTCATCCGGGACGGCGAGGAAGAAACCTTGGTCCCGGCGGTCAGGGAGTGGGTCACCCAGGTTGATATCGAAAATAGGTTGATGACGGTCCATATGATGGATTCGACGGACGAGCGCGATGCTTCGGTTTGA
- the rpsP gene encoding 30S ribosomal protein S16 — MAVHLRLARAGRHKRPMYRLVAADSRRARDGRFIEILGIFDPLKETGVPELKQERVLSWLHQGAQPTVTVRTLLRRSGLWKQFEAEKAAKKGAPTKG, encoded by the coding sequence GTGGCTGTTCATCTGAGGCTTGCTCGGGCAGGAAGACATAAACGACCCATGTATCGATTGGTGGCGGCCGATTCCCGCAGGGCGCGGGACGGACGATTTATTGAGATTCTCGGAATCTTCGATCCGTTGAAGGAAACGGGGGTCCCGGAGCTGAAACAAGAGCGGGTGCTCTCCTGGTTGCACCAGGGAGCGCAGCCGACGGTCACCGTGCGGACTTTGCTCCGCCGTTCCGGCCTGTGGAAACAGTTTGAGGCCGAAAAGGCCGCCAAAAAAGGGGCTCCCACGAAGGGGTAG
- the ffh gene encoding signal recognition particle protein, with amino-acid sequence MFETLSQKFEAILKKLRGQGVLTEQNIAEALKEVRLALLEADVNFKIVKDFIERVRQKAVGQEVLQSLTPGHQVVKIVLDELAEMMGGERSGLALSSKPPTVVMLVGLQGAGKTTTCGKLARFYKSQGKRVLMVAADPRRPAAGEQLSALGRDLGIEVYRVDRTQGAPPVSRSEVVEICQAGVEQARAQGFDLAVLDTGGRLHIDDELMEELVAAKTAVAPQEVLLVADAMTGQDAVAMASRFDQQVGLTGVILTKVEGDARGGALLSIRAVTGKPVKFLGVGEKLDALEAFHPDRMASRILGMGDVLSLIEKAQANFSQQQAEEARKRLTTNTFTLEDFRAQLGQMSRLGSMDQILNLLPGGQKLKGMIEGDKPEREIRRVVAIIDSMTISERRDHTIINGNRKKRIARGSGTSVQEVNRLIKQFLSAKKLAKAMTGSGARRHLAQLMRSM; translated from the coding sequence ATGTTTGAAACGTTAAGTCAGAAGTTTGAAGCGATCTTGAAGAAACTCCGCGGGCAGGGCGTGCTCACGGAGCAAAATATCGCCGAGGCGCTCAAGGAAGTCCGACTCGCGCTCCTTGAAGCCGACGTGAATTTTAAAATCGTCAAAGACTTCATCGAACGGGTTCGACAGAAAGCCGTCGGGCAAGAAGTCTTGCAAAGCCTGACTCCCGGCCATCAGGTCGTCAAGATCGTGTTGGACGAGTTGGCCGAGATGATGGGAGGCGAGCGATCGGGACTTGCGCTCAGCTCAAAGCCCCCCACCGTCGTCATGCTGGTTGGGTTGCAGGGAGCGGGAAAAACCACGACCTGCGGCAAGTTGGCCCGCTTCTACAAAAGTCAAGGCAAGCGCGTGCTGATGGTCGCCGCCGATCCCCGCCGGCCCGCGGCGGGAGAGCAATTGAGCGCACTAGGACGCGATTTGGGCATCGAGGTGTATCGTGTCGATCGAACTCAGGGAGCTCCACCGGTTTCCCGATCGGAGGTGGTGGAGATTTGTCAAGCCGGGGTCGAACAGGCGCGGGCGCAGGGCTTCGATCTGGCGGTCTTGGATACGGGCGGGCGGCTGCACATCGACGATGAACTGATGGAGGAGCTGGTGGCCGCCAAGACCGCGGTGGCTCCTCAGGAAGTGTTATTGGTCGCCGACGCCATGACCGGCCAAGACGCGGTCGCGATGGCGAGTCGGTTCGATCAACAGGTCGGCTTGACCGGCGTCATTCTGACAAAGGTCGAGGGCGACGCGCGCGGAGGGGCGTTGTTGTCGATTCGGGCCGTGACCGGCAAGCCGGTGAAGTTTCTCGGCGTGGGGGAGAAGCTTGACGCCTTGGAGGCATTTCATCCGGATCGCATGGCCTCGCGCATTCTTGGCATGGGAGACGTTCTGTCGCTGATTGAAAAAGCGCAGGCCAATTTTTCTCAACAGCAGGCCGAAGAAGCTCGGAAGCGGCTTACCACCAACACGTTCACGCTGGAAGATTTTCGCGCTCAATTGGGGCAAATGAGTCGTCTCGGCTCGATGGATCAGATTCTCAACCTGTTGCCGGGCGGGCAGAAACTCAAGGGAATGATCGAGGGCGACAAGCCGGAACGGGAAATCAGGCGGGTGGTCGCCATCATCGATTCCATGACGATCAGCGAGCGTCGCGATCACACGATCATCAATGGAAACAGAAAAAAACGGATTGCTCGAGGAAGCGGCACCAGCGTTCAAGAGGTCAATCGTTTGATCAAGCAATTTTTGTCGGCGAAAAAATTGGCCAAGGCCATGACCGGCTCGGGCGCGCGCCGACACCTTGCCCAGCTTATGCGGTCGATGTAG
- a CDS encoding DUF4321 domain-containing protein: MRKSPWVLFIFILIGGLLGGILGEILHVMAPQGMIQSIFSTHFTPGINPPLTLDLVLLKLTVGIGVKINIISILGMFIGIYLYKHI; the protein is encoded by the coding sequence GTGCGAAAGTCACCGTGGGTGCTGTTCATTTTTATTCTCATCGGAGGTCTGTTGGGAGGCATTCTCGGGGAAATTCTTCACGTCATGGCTCCTCAAGGCATGATTCAGAGTATCTTCTCCACCCATTTCACCCCCGGGATCAATCCTCCTCTCACGCTCGATCTGGTCCTGCTGAAACTCACCGTGGGGATCGGCGTCAAAATCAACATCATCAGCATCCTGGGTATGTTCATCGGCATCTATCTCTACAAACACATCTAG
- the uvrB gene encoding excinuclease ABC subunit UvrB: MPPFKLEAPFKPCGHQPEAIAKLAAGIEAGKRHQVLLGVTGSGKTFTMANLIERVQKPTLVLVHNKTLAGQLYQEFKQFFPRNAVEYFVSYYDYYQPEAYIPQSDTYIAKDASINDAIDQMRHAATTALLQRNDVLIVSSVSCIYGLGSPEVYHDMLVYLQEGDEIRREKILQKLVEIQYERNDVDFHRGTFRARGDVIEVFPASSEAKSVRIELFGDVVDAIHEIDPLTGKSLGKLPKIAIYPNTHYLIAPDRYERAIAGIEEELEERLIELRKTGRLVEAQRLEQRTKFDLEMIRAVGYCHGIENYSRHLSGRAPGEPPPTLLDYFPKDFLLIVDESHATIPQVGGMYEGDYSRKRTLVEYGFRLPSAVDNRPLKFSEFERCLHQAVYVSATPGPYELERAKGEIVEQIIRPTGLMDPAITVAPAKGQVDHLLGQVRAEVAKGGRVLVTTLTKRMAEDLTEYYHDLGVKVRYLHSDIKTLERAEIVQDLRRGRFDVLVGINLLREGLDLPEVSLVAILDADKEGYLRSYRSLIQTAGRAARNVEGRVIFYGDTVTDSMRMAIEETERRRRIQGEYNRTHGITPASVKKGIPAIEYAMADLDYVHLAAAESDEPYGAEGGERVDQLIKKLEAEMKAAAKELAFERAAQLRDRIRALRLKELEVNA; this comes from the coding sequence ATGCCCCCGTTCAAGCTTGAGGCGCCCTTCAAACCCTGCGGCCATCAGCCGGAAGCGATCGCCAAACTGGCGGCCGGAATAGAAGCCGGGAAACGCCACCAGGTTTTGCTGGGGGTCACCGGATCCGGCAAGACGTTTACGATGGCCAACCTGATCGAACGGGTGCAAAAACCCACACTGGTGCTGGTTCACAACAAAACGCTCGCCGGGCAACTGTATCAAGAGTTCAAGCAGTTCTTCCCCCGCAACGCCGTCGAGTATTTCGTGAGCTATTACGATTACTACCAACCGGAAGCCTACATTCCGCAGAGCGATACCTACATCGCCAAGGACGCGTCGATCAACGACGCCATCGACCAGATGCGGCATGCCGCGACCACGGCGCTGCTTCAGCGAAACGACGTGCTGATCGTGTCGTCGGTCTCGTGCATCTACGGGTTGGGATCTCCAGAGGTGTACCACGATATGCTGGTCTATCTCCAAGAGGGCGATGAGATCCGGCGGGAAAAAATTTTACAAAAGCTCGTGGAAATCCAATATGAGCGGAACGACGTTGATTTCCATCGCGGGACGTTTCGAGCGCGAGGAGACGTGATCGAAGTGTTTCCCGCGTCGTCGGAGGCCAAATCGGTGCGGATCGAGCTGTTCGGCGACGTGGTCGATGCGATCCACGAAATTGATCCGCTCACCGGGAAATCGTTGGGGAAGTTGCCGAAAATCGCCATCTATCCCAACACGCACTATCTCATCGCGCCGGATCGCTACGAACGGGCCATCGCCGGCATAGAAGAAGAGCTGGAAGAGCGGCTGATCGAGCTCAGAAAAACAGGCCGGTTGGTCGAGGCGCAGCGCCTGGAGCAGCGGACGAAATTCGATTTGGAAATGATTCGCGCCGTCGGCTACTGCCACGGGATTGAGAACTATTCGCGCCATTTGAGCGGACGGGCGCCGGGTGAACCGCCGCCCACGTTGCTGGATTATTTTCCGAAGGATTTTCTGCTGATCGTTGACGAGTCGCACGCGACGATCCCGCAAGTGGGAGGCATGTACGAAGGGGATTATTCGCGGAAGCGGACTCTGGTGGAGTACGGGTTTCGCCTTCCCTCGGCCGTCGATAATCGACCTCTCAAATTTTCGGAATTCGAGCGGTGCCTGCATCAAGCGGTCTATGTATCGGCCACGCCGGGTCCCTATGAATTGGAACGGGCGAAGGGCGAGATCGTGGAACAGATCATCCGTCCGACCGGCCTGATGGATCCGGCGATCACGGTGGCGCCGGCCAAGGGACAGGTGGATCATCTGCTGGGGCAGGTGCGGGCGGAGGTTGCCAAGGGGGGCCGCGTGCTGGTCACGACCTTGACCAAACGCATGGCCGAGGACTTGACGGAGTATTACCATGATCTCGGCGTCAAGGTGCGGTATCTTCATTCCGACATCAAGACGCTCGAGCGGGCCGAAATCGTGCAGGACCTTCGGCGCGGTCGATTTGACGTATTGGTGGGGATCAATCTGCTGCGCGAGGGACTGGATCTGCCGGAAGTGAGTCTTGTCGCCATCCTCGATGCCGACAAGGAGGGATACCTCCGTTCCTATCGGTCGCTCATTCAAACGGCCGGCCGTGCGGCGCGCAACGTCGAAGGTCGAGTGATTTTCTACGGAGACACCGTCACCGACTCGATGCGGATGGCGATCGAGGAAACGGAGCGGCGGCGGAGAATTCAGGGCGAATACAATCGAACGCACGGTATCACGCCGGCCAGCGTCAAAAAGGGGATCCCCGCGATCGAGTATGCCATGGCCGATCTGGATTACGTGCATTTGGCGGCGGCCGAATCCGATGAACCATACGGAGCGGAGGGAGGAGAAAGGGTGGATCAGCTTATCAAGAAATTGGAAGCGGAAATGAAGGCGGCTGCCAAAGAGCTCGCCTTCGAGCGGGCCGCTCAATTGCGCGACCGCATCCGAGCGCTTCGGCTTAAAGAATTGGAAGTGAACGCGTAG
- a CDS encoding RNA recognition motif domain-containing protein: MGAKIYVGGLPYATTEQQLSDLFAAHGTVASARIITDKFTGQSRGFGFVEMSSESEAQAAIAALNGTQFGGRTLTVNEARPQEPRQGGGGRGGFGGGGRN; this comes from the coding sequence ATGGGTGCGAAGATTTATGTGGGTGGATTGCCGTACGCGACGACTGAGCAGCAACTGAGCGACCTGTTTGCCGCTCACGGAACAGTGGCATCGGCGCGGATCATCACGGACAAGTTTACCGGACAATCCCGAGGATTTGGATTTGTGGAGATGTCCTCCGAGTCCGAAGCGCAGGCTGCCATCGCGGCATTAAATGGGACACAATTCGGTGGACGGACGTTAACGGTCAATGAAGCTCGTCCCCAGGAACCCCGTCAGGGCGGTGGAGGCCGAGGGGGATTCGGAGGGGGCGGTCGCAACTAG